A genomic stretch from Aerococcaceae bacterium zg-1292 includes:
- a CDS encoding PTS sugar transporter subunit IIB, whose translation MMEKNIVLVCSAGMSTSMLVAKMKEEAQKEGLSYDIRAIGSTEALNYVKENKTDVILLGPQVRYLESTYNKELVGLDIPISVIKPQDYGTMNGKNVLDYAKTLMNVE comes from the coding sequence ATTATGGAAAAAAATATCGTATTAGTTTGTTCTGCCGGTATGAGTACTAGTATGTTAGTAGCAAAAATGAAAGAAGAAGCTCAAAAAGAAGGACTATCTTATGACATCCGCGCGATAGGGTCAACAGAAGCATTAAACTATGTGAAAGAAAACAAAACGGATGTCATATTATTAGGTCCTCAAGTTAGATATCTAGAATCTACTTATAATAAAGAATTAGTTGGATTGGATATTCCAATTAGTGTGATTAAGCCACAAGATTATGGAACGATGAATGGAAAAAATGTTTTAGATTATGCTAAAACATTAATGAATGTTGAGTAG
- a CDS encoding PTS sugar transporter subunit IIC — protein sequence MSFFDKSVSVLNKVAEKINNQKYIIAIKNTFAALLPVIITGAFATLFSSVVFDSTNGLAQISALSFLEQLKPISQTINYFTMNFLTIYVVFLLGIEVAKLNKINGVFPGVVALMSYLTLNPTFTEYLPEGQEQAFTITNVLARQYSDPKGLFLGMLAAVISIELFTWLGEQDKLKIKLPGTVPQTVSDSFSRLVPTVITVLIMAVIGFTIKASTGLYAYDIIYSLVQKPLEGLIQGLPGILLLMLIAQIFWVIGIHGMQMIKPIREPLLLSAIAVNTVAFEAGDAVPNIINMPFWDIFMVYGGSGGTLGLLIAIFLVSKREDYREIAKLSFVPGIFNINEPLIYGLPIMLNPILAIPFILTPLITGTIGYFATSLGFAAKAVVMVPWPVPALINAYIATAGNLGAVITQLFCIILSVLIYLPFVQLANRSVIQDKKV from the coding sequence ATGAGTTTTTTTGATAAATCAGTAAGTGTATTAAATAAAGTTGCTGAAAAAATAAACAACCAAAAGTACATAATCGCAATTAAAAATACATTTGCAGCACTATTACCAGTAATTATTACTGGCGCTTTTGCCACTTTGTTTTCTTCGGTTGTTTTTGACTCAACAAATGGTTTAGCACAGATTTCTGCATTGTCATTTTTAGAGCAACTTAAGCCTATCAGTCAAACAATTAACTATTTTACAATGAATTTCTTGACGATTTATGTTGTGTTTCTATTAGGTATTGAAGTTGCAAAACTAAATAAAATAAATGGCGTCTTTCCTGGGGTAGTTGCCTTAATGTCATATTTGACATTAAATCCAACGTTCACGGAGTATTTACCAGAAGGACAAGAACAAGCTTTTACTATTACAAATGTATTAGCTCGTCAGTATTCTGATCCAAAGGGATTATTCTTAGGGATGTTAGCAGCTGTGATTTCCATCGAATTATTTACTTGGTTAGGGGAACAGGATAAATTAAAAATTAAATTGCCCGGAACAGTCCCTCAGACTGTATCGGATAGTTTTTCAAGATTAGTTCCAACAGTTATCACAGTACTTATAATGGCAGTTATCGGATTTACGATTAAAGCATCAACTGGTTTATACGCATATGATATCATTTATTCACTTGTTCAAAAACCGCTTGAAGGTTTAATTCAAGGTTTACCAGGTATATTATTATTAATGTTAATTGCTCAAATCTTTTGGGTGATTGGTATCCACGGAATGCAGATGATTAAACCGATACGTGAGCCATTATTACTATCAGCTATTGCTGTGAATACAGTCGCATTTGAAGCTGGAGATGCAGTGCCAAATATTATAAATATGCCATTTTGGGATATTTTTATGGTATATGGTGGATCAGGTGGTACATTAGGATTATTAATTGCTATTTTCTTAGTGTCCAAAAGAGAAGATTATCGTGAAATTGCAAAATTATCTTTTGTTCCTGGTATTTTTAATATCAATGAACCATTAATTTATGGCTTACCAATTATGTTAAATCCAATATTAGCAATTCCGTTTATTCTTACACCTTTAATAACAGGAACTATTGGTTATTTTGCGACATCACTTGGTTTCGCAGCAAAAGCAGTTGTGATGGTTCCATGGCCAGTTCCAGCGTTAATTAATGCATATATAGCAACAGCAGGGAATTTAGGTGCTGTGATAACTCAGTTGTTCTGTATTATTTTGTCAGTATTAATTTATTTGCCTTTTGTGCAATTAGCAAACCGTTCAGTTATTCAAGATAAAAAAGTTTAG
- a CDS encoding BglG family transcription antiterminator, whose translation MFSMTEMEKTLILYFAENPKKIVTSRQLSQLFKKSDKTIRKYLKTIQGKIKDYGATLIMRRGEGYLLEIFDRIKFNQMIYSLEQNFSLNIPNEREQYIISRILLENEEVTTDRLMNELYVSRSTILNSINAIKSKIDNYDLKIEIDSQSNIKIYGDELEKRRFLIQSIMTSEHYYQSIISNFSGFIPYESLLIILIEEFRDAKVKISDLVIQNLANHIQLSIKRLIDGFILSDDLVINQIDSSLLEITKRITDRISYIIDTDFPNSEIYFIANYLQSRTNIINDISENENISIRNAIYEALMIVKTTIDFEIDTTLVNNLLQHILPLEARVKQGIILPNPLLSEIKNKYSYEYQVIMDSFNLVDYFKTLSLDENEWGFIVLHILASIERSSHSKLMNVLVICSTGIGSSRMLKSRLEKELSNDINIIEVISYYQLKENNLEGIDLIVSTIDISNRFFNVPVLIVSPLLSESDVEQIRKYINIGNKEKRGENTKRVNINAENEFDYFFDNRRFFVLEQNNLAKDYVIGLLVKSLSESTNELFYQTMIAQINSREKIGSVLFSDICAVPHPAVPIANSSEIAMAYLPNGLDWDNKRVKLIILLSPSKFSAEYFSNIVDKISNFILNEDLILQFTAKPSLYQLKKIFEYL comes from the coding sequence GTGTTTTCCATGACTGAAATGGAGAAAACCTTAATCTTATATTTTGCAGAAAATCCGAAAAAAATTGTGACGAGTCGCCAACTCAGTCAATTATTTAAAAAGTCAGACAAAACAATTCGGAAATATTTAAAAACTATTCAAGGGAAAATAAAAGATTATGGAGCAACATTGATTATGAGAAGAGGAGAGGGTTATCTTTTAGAAATTTTTGACCGAATAAAATTTAATCAAATGATCTATTCACTAGAGCAAAATTTTTCTTTAAATATTCCAAATGAACGAGAGCAATATATAATCAGTAGAATTTTATTGGAGAACGAGGAAGTGACTACGGATAGATTGATGAATGAACTCTATGTTAGTCGCAGCACAATTCTTAATTCAATTAACGCAATAAAAAGTAAAATTGACAATTATGATTTGAAAATTGAAATTGATAGTCAATCAAATATAAAAATCTATGGAGATGAACTAGAAAAAAGACGCTTTCTGATTCAGAGTATTATGACATCTGAGCATTATTATCAGTCAATCATTTCAAATTTTAGTGGATTCATTCCATATGAGTCATTACTAATTATTTTAATTGAAGAATTTAGGGATGCTAAAGTTAAAATTTCAGACTTAGTCATCCAAAACTTAGCGAATCATATACAACTTTCCATTAAGCGATTGATCGATGGATTTATTTTGAGTGATGATTTAGTGATAAATCAAATAGATTCTTCACTGTTAGAAATAACAAAGCGAATTACCGATAGAATTTCTTATATCATTGATACAGATTTTCCAAATAGTGAAATCTATTTTATTGCCAATTATTTGCAGTCCAGAACGAATATAATAAACGATATATCAGAAAACGAAAATATATCAATACGAAATGCTATTTACGAAGCTTTGATGATAGTAAAGACAACTATTGATTTTGAAATTGATACAACTTTAGTTAATAATTTACTACAACATATATTACCACTGGAAGCGCGAGTAAAACAAGGAATCATTTTACCCAATCCATTATTATCTGAAATTAAAAATAAATACAGTTATGAATATCAAGTAATTATGGATTCTTTTAATTTAGTTGATTACTTTAAAACATTAAGTCTCGATGAAAATGAATGGGGCTTTATAGTATTGCATATTTTAGCATCAATTGAACGAAGTTCGCATTCTAAATTAATGAATGTGCTAGTTATCTGTTCAACTGGAATTGGGAGTTCAAGAATGCTAAAAAGTAGATTAGAAAAAGAATTATCTAATGATATTAATATCATTGAAGTTATAAGTTATTATCAGTTAAAAGAAAATAATTTAGAAGGCATTGATTTGATAGTAAGTACCATTGATATTTCCAATAGATTTTTTAATGTACCAGTACTTATTGTTTCACCATTATTATCAGAAAGTGATGTCGAACAAATAAGAAAATACATTAATATCGGAAATAAAGAAAAACGAGGTGAAAATACCAAGAGAGTCAATATCAATGCGGAAAATGAATTTGATTATTTTTTTGACAACCGAAGATTTTTTGTTCTCGAGCAAAATAATCTAGCCAAAGATTATGTCATCGGATTGCTGGTAAAAAGTCTAAGTGAATCCACAAATGAACTTTTTTATCAAACGATGATAGCCCAAATTAATTCTAGGGAAAAAATTGGGAGTGTTCTGTTTAGTGATATTTGTGCAGTCCCTCATCCAGCAGTCCCAATTGCAAACAGTTCAGAAATCGCAATGGCATATTTACCTAACGGTTTAGATTGGGACAATAAGAGAGTAAAGTTGATTATTCTGTTATCGCCATCAAAATTTAGTGCTGAATATTTTTCTAATATTGTTGATAAAATATCAAATTTTATTCTTAATGAAGATTTGATTTTACAATTTACTGCAAAACCGAGTTTATATCAATTGAAAAAGATATTTGAATATTTATAA
- the mgtE gene encoding magnesium transporter, producing the protein METINQIEEIRDQFTGLINEKQMKAAFELIKDLNEVDIAHLIDELDPTTGVILYRLLPKDIATLVFANFDTEQQTAIINASTDQEVEHILNELYFDDMVDLLEEMPSNVVNDILKHTTAAERQLINQFLMYPDSSAGSMMTIEYVSLKKEMTVREALDKIKREGIDKETIYTLYVTDDKRILEGTLSLRELIVADVDTKIKALMSEDVIFAHTLDDREDVAKQFAKYDLTVLPIVDNEKRIVGIITVDDVLDVLEEETTEDFQIMAATTPNEKPYMSTSVFELAKDRIFWLLILMISATVTQKIINSYESLLSNIAFLSGFIPMLMDTGGNSGAQSSTLVIRSLATSDVTTADWLRVLWKEFRVALLCGIALAIVNYFKIIYIDRIPANIALTVSITLIFSVMSAKLAGGALPMLAHKLKLDPAIMASPLITTIADAISLVVYFMLARTIIGF; encoded by the coding sequence ATGGAAACAATCAACCAAATTGAAGAAATTCGTGACCAGTTCACAGGCTTGATTAACGAAAAACAAATGAAAGCAGCGTTTGAGTTGATAAAGGATCTGAATGAAGTCGATATCGCACATTTGATTGACGAATTGGATCCGACAACTGGGGTGATTTTATATCGATTATTACCGAAAGATATCGCAACACTTGTATTCGCCAACTTCGATACGGAGCAACAAACAGCGATTATTAATGCATCAACGGACCAAGAGGTCGAACATATTTTAAATGAGTTGTACTTTGATGATATGGTCGATTTATTAGAAGAAATGCCGTCAAATGTCGTTAATGATATTTTAAAACATACGACAGCTGCGGAACGTCAATTAATCAATCAATTTTTGATGTACCCCGATTCATCTGCTGGCTCAATGATGACGATTGAGTATGTGTCGCTCAAAAAAGAAATGACGGTACGCGAAGCGCTTGATAAAATTAAGCGTGAAGGCATTGATAAGGAAACCATCTATACCTTATATGTGACCGATGATAAACGGATTTTAGAAGGCACATTGAGTTTAAGAGAATTAATTGTTGCAGATGTTGATACCAAAATCAAAGCGTTAATGAGTGAAGATGTGATATTTGCTCATACATTGGATGACCGAGAAGATGTAGCTAAGCAATTTGCTAAATATGATTTGACTGTCTTGCCGATTGTCGATAATGAAAAAAGAATTGTCGGAATTATTACCGTTGATGATGTGCTCGATGTGTTAGAAGAAGAAACAACGGAAGATTTCCAAATTATGGCAGCAACTACGCCAAACGAAAAGCCGTACATGAGTACTAGTGTCTTTGAATTAGCAAAAGACCGTATTTTTTGGTTGTTAATTTTAATGATTTCAGCGACAGTTACTCAAAAAATTATTAATAGTTATGAATCATTATTAAGTAATATTGCTTTTCTATCAGGTTTTATTCCGATGTTGATGGATACCGGGGGGAACTCGGGTGCACAAAGCTCCACTTTAGTTATTCGTAGTCTAGCCACTAGCGATGTGACCACCGCGGATTGGCTTCGAGTATTATGGAAAGAATTTCGTGTGGCATTATTGTGTGGGATAGCACTAGCGATTGTTAATTATTTCAAGATTATATATATTGACCGTATTCCTGCCAATATCGCATTAACCGTCAGCATTACATTAATTTTTTCAGTGATGAGTGCTAAGCTAGCCGGTGGGGCACTGCCGATGTTAGCACATAAATTAAAACTTGACCCTGCAATTATGGCATCACCACTGATTACAACGATTGCTGATGCGATTAGTCTAGTGGTTTACTTTATGTTAGCTCGGACAATTATTGGGTTTTAA
- a CDS encoding sugar ABC transporter permease: protein MKITNSARMRRKITNWLIHLLLAVLSFIWILPIVWIVLTSFRGEPGSYVNSFFPKTYTLANYTKLFTDHSVLNFPKMFTNTLIIAIFTCIVSTFFVLSVSYSLSRLRFNFRKPYMNLAMILGLFPGFMAMIAQYYILKTLGLTEGQMVRIALIMVYSAGAGLGFQIAKGYFDTVPRSIDEAATIDGANQWQIFTKITIPLSKPIIIYTVLTSFMGPWVDFIFAKVLIRANSDQFTVAIGLWNMLQKEYIHQWYTAFAAGAVVVSLPIAALFIYMQKFYVEGVSGAVKG, encoded by the coding sequence ATGAAAATAACGAATAGTGCAAGAATGCGTAGAAAAATTACAAATTGGCTGATTCATTTATTATTGGCGGTGCTTTCATTTATTTGGATATTGCCGATTGTATGGATTGTATTGACGAGTTTTCGTGGCGAACCTGGTTCTTATGTGAATAGTTTCTTCCCGAAAACCTATACCTTAGCTAACTATACTAAGTTGTTTACGGATCATAGTGTATTGAACTTCCCGAAAATGTTTACTAACACATTAATCATTGCGATTTTTACATGTATTGTATCAACATTTTTTGTGTTGAGTGTGTCCTATTCATTGTCTCGTTTACGTTTTAATTTCCGTAAACCGTACATGAACCTTGCTATGATTTTAGGATTATTCCCAGGATTTATGGCGATGATTGCACAATACTATATCTTGAAAACATTAGGTTTGACAGAAGGGCAAATGGTACGTATTGCGCTAATTATGGTGTATAGTGCCGGTGCTGGGTTAGGTTTTCAAATTGCTAAGGGATACTTTGATACTGTGCCACGTTCAATTGATGAAGCAGCTACTATTGATGGTGCAAATCAATGGCAAATTTTCACAAAAATTACGATTCCATTGAGTAAACCGATTATTATTTATACAGTATTGACAAGCTTTATGGGTCCTTGGGTTGACTTTATCTTTGCAAAAGTTTTAATCCGTGCTAATAGTGACCAATTTACTGTAGCAATTGGTTTGTGGAATATGTTACAAAAAGAATATATTCATCAATGGTATACAGCATTTGCTGCTGGAGCAGTCGTTGTATCCTTACCGATTGCCGCATTGTTTATCTATATGCAAAAATTCTATGTAGAAGGCGTATCCGGTGCGGTTAAAGGTTAA
- a CDS encoding sugar ABC transporter permease gives MSNKTSLIRVLANGDGWTRLSALIMGIGHIKRHQVAKGIGILFLQLTFIYFMLTTGINNLRALPALGESEQVKVWNEAKQIYEYQAGDNSLIILLMGVVTLFIIVAIIGLWIAQLKHAYRLQLRQQAGKPINNLREDINSLFNEKLHVTLMSLPMLGILAFNVVPLIFMISMAFTTYSKEGNQLILFDWNGLTNFFRVLNLKGNIGKQFWGVLQWTIIWAFFATFINYFLGMMLAMVINRKDTKVKGLWRFCFVLSIAVPQFVSLLIMRTMLQPQGAINVLLQNAGLINGPLPFLTNAMWARITIIVINIWIGIPYTMLQVTGILKNIPEELYEAARMDGAGPVKIFFKITLPYMLFVTTPYLITTFVGNINNFNVIYLLSGGGPTYVGDTAGQTDLLVTWLYKLTVDQQYYNLGAVIGILTFVILTVITLVTYRNSKSYKNEEAFM, from the coding sequence ATGTCGAACAAAACATCATTGATTCGCGTTTTAGCTAATGGAGATGGTTGGACACGTTTGTCGGCACTGATAATGGGTATCGGTCATATTAAACGTCATCAAGTTGCAAAAGGGATTGGAATACTATTCTTGCAACTGACATTTATCTATTTTATGTTGACGACAGGTATAAATAATTTACGCGCGCTACCAGCATTAGGTGAATCCGAACAAGTCAAAGTTTGGAATGAAGCTAAGCAAATCTATGAATATCAAGCAGGAGATAATTCATTAATTATTTTATTAATGGGTGTCGTTACCTTATTTATTATTGTAGCAATTATTGGGTTATGGATTGCGCAGTTAAAACATGCGTATCGTTTACAACTACGTCAACAAGCAGGTAAACCAATTAATAACTTGCGTGAAGATATTAATTCATTGTTTAATGAAAAATTACACGTGACATTAATGTCATTACCGATGCTTGGTATTTTAGCATTCAACGTTGTGCCACTTATTTTTATGATTTCAATGGCATTTACGACGTATTCTAAAGAAGGTAATCAACTCATATTATTTGACTGGAATGGGTTAACAAACTTTTTCCGTGTATTAAACTTAAAAGGAAATATTGGTAAGCAATTCTGGGGCGTATTACAATGGACCATCATTTGGGCATTTTTTGCAACCTTTATCAACTACTTCCTTGGTATGATGCTCGCAATGGTTATCAACCGTAAAGATACCAAAGTAAAAGGATTATGGCGTTTTTGTTTTGTATTATCAATTGCCGTACCTCAATTCGTATCTTTATTAATTATGAGAACAATGTTACAACCACAAGGCGCGATTAATGTTCTTTTACAAAATGCAGGACTTATTAACGGACCATTACCATTTTTAACTAATGCCATGTGGGCACGTATTACTATCATTGTAATCAATATTTGGATTGGTATTCCGTATACAATGTTACAAGTAACAGGTATTTTGAAAAATATTCCAGAAGAATTATACGAAGCAGCGCGTATGGATGGTGCTGGACCTGTAAAAATCTTCTTTAAAATAACGTTACCATATATGTTGTTCGTGACAACCCCTTACTTAATCACAACGTTTGTAGGAAATATTAACAACTTTAACGTTATTTACTTATTATCAGGTGGTGGCCCAACTTATGTTGGTGATACTGCTGGTCAAACAGACTTATTAGTTACATGGTTATACAAATTAACAGTCGATCAACAATACTACAACTTAGGTGCTGTTATCGGTATCTTAACATTTGTTATCTTAACTGTAATTACATTAGTAACATATCGTAATAGTAAATCATACAAAAATGAGGAGGCGTTTATGTAA
- a CDS encoding extracellular solute-binding protein → MKKLMLKSLAVLVAASTLVPFGGAVAKAAETKDVTLTVWGPQEDQTGEKWLQKMGEKFNEMHPEWNIKFEYGVVPEADAKTNLATDAAAGADVYMYANDQLPDLLTANAIAELGGKTVEEIKANNSETTVKTVTYKDGVYGVPFTANTWFMYYDKRVFSEEDVKSLDKMLEKGVVSFPLSNSWYIASFYAANGNKIFGDGTDESAGIDWSGDKGTDVTKYLVDLVKNKNFRNDVDGAGIAGLADGSINAMFSGTWDYDNVVKALGKDNVGIAAAPSYTLNGEEKQLKAFAGSKAIGVNPNSKNPDVAVAFAAFLGSKEAQQAHYDSRNIIPTDTNIDVSENPLAKAQADAMEFASVVQPLVPAMSNYWTPAQTLGERIVAGEVTHENAAEVTESTNKAMNSSAVE, encoded by the coding sequence ATGAAGAAATTGATGTTAAAAAGTTTAGCTGTTTTAGTAGCAGCGAGCACATTGGTACCATTTGGTGGAGCAGTAGCGAAAGCTGCAGAAACTAAAGATGTTACATTGACTGTTTGGGGGCCGCAAGAAGATCAAACTGGTGAAAAATGGTTACAAAAAATGGGTGAAAAATTCAATGAAATGCACCCAGAATGGAACATTAAGTTTGAATATGGGGTTGTGCCAGAAGCAGATGCTAAAACAAACTTAGCGACTGACGCAGCTGCTGGTGCAGATGTATATATGTATGCTAACGACCAATTACCTGATTTATTAACGGCTAATGCGATTGCTGAATTAGGTGGTAAAACAGTTGAAGAAATTAAAGCAAACAACTCTGAAACAACAGTTAAAACAGTTACTTATAAAGACGGTGTTTACGGTGTACCGTTCACAGCTAACACTTGGTTCATGTACTATGACAAACGTGTATTCTCTGAAGAAGATGTGAAGAGCTTAGATAAAATGTTAGAAAAAGGGGTTGTATCATTCCCATTATCTAACTCATGGTATATTGCTTCATTCTACGCAGCAAACGGAAATAAAATATTTGGTGATGGTACTGACGAATCTGCTGGTATTGACTGGTCAGGTGACAAAGGTACAGATGTTACTAAATATTTAGTAGATTTAGTGAAAAACAAAAACTTCCGCAACGACGTGGATGGTGCAGGTATCGCTGGTTTAGCAGATGGTTCAATTAATGCAATGTTCTCAGGTACTTGGGACTATGACAACGTTGTAAAAGCATTAGGTAAAGATAATGTCGGTATTGCTGCTGCTCCTTCTTACACATTAAATGGTGAAGAAAAACAATTAAAAGCATTCGCTGGTTCAAAAGCGATTGGTGTTAACCCTAACTCTAAAAACCCTGATGTAGCTGTTGCATTCGCTGCATTTTTAGGAAGTAAAGAAGCTCAACAAGCACACTATGATTCACGTAATATCATTCCAACAGATACAAACATTGATGTAAGTGAAAACCCATTAGCTAAAGCACAAGCAGATGCAATGGAATTTGCTTCAGTGGTACAACCATTAGTACCAGCAATGTCTAACTACTGGACTCCAGCTCAAACATTAGGTGAACGTATTGTTGCTGGTGAAGTGACACATGAAAATGCAGCAGAAGTAACAGAATCAACAAATAAAGCAATGAATTCAAGCGCAGTTGAATAA
- a CDS encoding flavocytochrome c: MKKKLSYIFVALVLALSVFTAYPRLQASSEEKEDTTSGASEKEYTDPSTLEEEYDVVIVGAGGAGMAAAISAHDAGAKVAILEKMPVAGGNTSKSSAGMNASQTKFQEAEGIEDTNDKFFEETLAGGKETNDQELLRYFVDHSAEAIDWLDSMGITLSNLTTTGGMSVKRTHRPADGSAVGGYLVDGLFANVTERKIPLFVNANVVEILQEDGKATGVKAEIGGETKEIKAKAVIVTTGGFGANLDMVSELKPELKGYVTTNQEGSTGDGIEMAKALGAAVVDLDQIQIHPSVEQSTSYLITEAVRGEGAILVNQQGSRFYNELETRDNVSAAINGLEEQFAYVVFDEALKGRVKAIAKYEENGLVKSGETIEDLAAEIGADAETLKATLDTWNKSVEAGEDTEFGRTTGMENGLTEGPFYAIKVAPGVHHTMGGLKINTKAQVLNEAGEPIVGLYAAGEVTGGIHGQNRIGGNAVADIIIFGRQAGAQSAAFAAE, encoded by the coding sequence ATGAAAAAGAAATTGTCATATATCTTTGTTGCCTTAGTTTTGGCACTTAGTGTTTTCACAGCATATCCACGCTTACAAGCGTCATCAGAAGAGAAGGAAGATACAACATCCGGTGCATCTGAAAAAGAGTACACTGACCCTTCGACATTAGAAGAGGAATATGATGTTGTCATTGTTGGTGCCGGTGGTGCCGGTATGGCCGCAGCAATTTCTGCCCATGATGCAGGTGCAAAAGTTGCGATTTTAGAAAAAATGCCAGTAGCTGGTGGTAACACTAGTAAGTCTTCAGCAGGGATGAACGCTTCACAAACAAAATTCCAAGAAGCAGAAGGTATCGAAGATACTAACGATAAATTCTTCGAAGAAACCTTAGCTGGTGGTAAAGAAACCAATGACCAAGAATTATTACGTTACTTTGTGGACCACTCAGCAGAAGCAATTGATTGGTTAGATTCTATGGGTATTACCTTAAGTAACTTAACAACGACAGGCGGTATGAGCGTTAAACGTACACACCGTCCAGCAGATGGTTCAGCCGTGGGTGGTTATTTAGTAGATGGATTATTTGCGAATGTTACAGAGCGTAAAATCCCATTGTTCGTTAATGCTAATGTTGTAGAAATCTTACAAGAAGATGGCAAAGCAACCGGTGTTAAAGCTGAAATCGGTGGCGAAACGAAAGAAATTAAAGCGAAAGCAGTTATTGTCACTACAGGTGGTTTTGGTGCGAATTTAGATATGGTTTCAGAATTAAAACCTGAATTAAAAGGTTATGTAACAACTAACCAAGAAGGTTCTACTGGTGATGGTATCGAAATGGCTAAAGCCTTAGGTGCTGCTGTGGTTGATTTAGATCAAATTCAAATTCATCCATCTGTTGAACAAAGTACTTCTTATTTAATTACAGAAGCGGTTCGTGGTGAAGGTGCGATTTTAGTTAATCAACAAGGTTCACGTTTCTACAATGAATTAGAAACTCGTGACAATGTGTCTGCAGCAATTAATGGTTTAGAAGAGCAATTTGCTTATGTTGTCTTTGATGAAGCGTTAAAAGGTCGTGTGAAAGCAATCGCTAAATACGAAGAAAATGGCTTAGTCAAATCTGGAGAAACCATTGAAGATTTAGCAGCTGAGATTGGTGCTGATGCTGAAACATTAAAAGCAACATTAGATACATGGAATAAATCAGTTGAAGCTGGTGAAGATACGGAGTTTGGTCGTACAACAGGGATGGAAAATGGCTTAACAGAAGGTCCATTCTACGCGATTAAAGTAGCACCAGGTGTTCACCATACAATGGGTGGTTTAAAAATTAACACTAAAGCACAAGTATTAAATGAAGCTGGTGAACCGATTGTTGGTTTATATGCAGCAGGTGAAGTGACTGGTGGTATTCACGGTCAAAACCGTATCGGCGGTAATGCCGTAGCGGATATCATTATCTTCGGTCGCCAAGCTGGTGCGCAATCAGCAGCCTTTGCAGCTGAATAA